From Candidatus Krumholzibacteriia bacterium:
CGTCGCTGTCCACATCAGCACCGATCGCAGTGCGACTTCTACTGCGGACGCGTCCCGAAGACCCGTTCGGCGGCCCGCCGGTTGTGCGCCGCGCAGAGGACACGGAGGTTCTCGGCTTCGTGCGAGCCACCGAGCGCGAAGGGTTCGACGTGGTCGATCTCCAGGTTGCGCGTGGCGTTGCAGC
This genomic window contains:
- a CDS encoding HNH endonuclease signature motif containing protein, with protein sequence MEIDHVEPFALGGSHEAENLRVLCAAHNRRAAERVFGTRPQ